The region AAGCTAATAATCTGTTTATACCCTATTCCCATCATAGAATGCAATTCTTCAGAATACCCCATATCTAACAATCTCTTTACCTCATCAACTAAACCTTCACCAATCATTAAATCAACCCTTGACTCAATTCTTTTATATAAATCTTTTCTATCTTTTTCTAAGCCAATGATTATCGGTATATAAGAAATTTTTTCTAGAGAAAAATTTACTTGAAAATAAGATATAGGCTTACCAGTCTTTTCGTATACTTCAAGAGCTCTTATAACTCTCATTATATCCATAGGATGAATCCTGTTTGCTGACTCTGGATCTATTTTTTTTAGTCTTGTATGAAGAGACTCTTTCCCAAAGTGATTGGCATATTCAGTAAAGGTCTTTCTCAGTTTATGGTCTGCTTGAGGCCCTTCAAAAAGGCCATAAATAATAGCGCTTAAGTATAGGCCGCTTCCCCCCACAAGCAAAGGGATCATATCTTTCTGGAAAAGAGAAAATATCACCTTTCTTGCTTTTGTTCCATATTTTCCTGCAGAAAAATATTCATCAGGATAGATAATATCAATGAGGTGATGTTTTACCAAAGAGAGAATCTTTGATGAAGGTTTAGCTGTCCCAATATTCATAAATTTATATATCTGCCTAGAATCAACATTTATTATTTCAGAATTTAAAATCAGAGCAATTTTTACTGAAATATCTGTTTTTCCTACGCACGTTGGACCAACAATGGCAATAATGGGAATTCTTTTTTTCATAGTTAATAATAAAAAAGCAGGGTGTATCCCTGCTTTTGTATCTCATAAAAAATTATATAAATATGAAAATTATTCTTACTTTGATGTAATATTTAACTATCTACCATCTCCTTAAGTTCCTTTCCAGCCTTAAAGAAAGGTACTTTTTTGGCAGGTATATGCACTACTACACCTGTCTTGGGATTTCGACCCTGCCTTGGCTTTCTGCTGCGAACCCTAAAGCTCCCAAAACCTCGCAGTTCCACCTTATCTCCATTACTCAATGCATCAGTAATACTTCCGAAAATAGTATTTACAATTACTTCTGTCTGTTTTTTCGTTAGATCAATTTTATCCGCGAGTTTCTCTACCAGTTCTGCTTTGGTCATATCTCTTTATCCTCCTTTCCATAAAAATTTTTTTTAAGCTATCACAATAACTATTTATATGTCAAGTATTTTTACATTTTTAATACTGCCAAATATACTGAAATTTAAAATTATATCCATTCCTAAAGTCATACCCAAAAAATTTATTAAATAATTTGTTATTTAATAATCGGAAAAGTAACCCTTTTTTGAATTTCTCCCTTACTATTTTTGGCTCTCCCTCTATTCCGGTCATTTTTGCAGCCTCTGAAATAGCATCCTGTAAATTTCCTAAACCATCAACTAATCCTAGTTCCACTGCCTGTTTTCCTGAAAAGATTCTACCATCAGCAAGTCTTTTTATCTTTTCTAATGGTAAATTTCTTCCTGAAGCTACTGCACTCACAAACTGTTCATATACATCATCAATTACCCTCTTAAGGATTTCTCTGTCTTCCTCTGATAGAGATCTCGTAGCTACTCCTATATCTTTGTATTTGCCACTTTTTATTATTTCTGTTTTTAGACCAACTTTTCTCATTAACTCTTCTATATTAGGGAACTCCATTATTACTCCAATACTTCCAGTAATAGTCCCGGGATTGGCTATGATCTTGTTTGAGGCTGAAGCAATATAATATCCACCTGAAGCAGCAATAGTTCCCATGGATGATACAACCTTTTTGCCTTTGTTCTTTACCTTTAATACTTCTTTATATATCTCTTGGGAGGGGACAACTCCTCCTCCTGGACTGTCAATCCTGAGAATAATTCCCTTTACAGAACTGTCTTTAGCGTATTCTCGAATCTGTTTTATTATTTCTTCAGAATCAGAAATAGTACCTATAATATCAACAACAGCTATTTTATCTCTACCCATCAACATAACATTTTTCTTTTTTATGAAAAGATCGGTAAATAAAAAGGTTAGAAGAATAAATACTGAAAAAAGACCAGCTAAAACGAGAGAAATTTTAAAAAGATTTTTTTTCATTTTTTAATGTTTATTTACTCTGTTGGTTCTTAAGTTATCTCGATTTTTTTTGGGATAGAAATAAGTCTAAAAAAAAAGAAGAAAACATTCTAATTTTGATTTTAAAAACTCGGCTTTCTTTTTTAAATTTACATCTTTTTTAAAATAACTTTCTAAGAAGTCACGAGAGTTAGAGCTATTTTTCTGTTCTCAACATCTATCTTAATGATTTTAACAGTAACTTCTTCC is a window of Nitrospinota bacterium DNA encoding:
- the miaA gene encoding tRNA (adenosine(37)-N6)-dimethylallyltransferase MiaA, producing the protein MKKRIPIIAIVGPTCVGKTDISVKIALILNSEIINVDSRQIYKFMNIGTAKPSSKILSLVKHHLIDIIYPDEYFSAGKYGTKARKVIFSLFQKDMIPLLVGGSGLYLSAIIYGLFEGPQADHKLRKTFTEYANHFGKESLHTRLKKIDPESANRIHPMDIMRVIRALEVYEKTGKPISYFQVNFSLEKISYIPIIIGLEKDRKDLYKRIESRVDLMIGEGLVDEVKRLLDMGYSEELHSMMGIGYKQIISFLKGKHDLDKAISLIKRDTKRYAKRQITWFKKVENIKWINLTDNLEEDVNTILDFINTNLDRIKLKKIKKL
- the sppA gene encoding signal peptide peptidase SppA; its protein translation is MLMGRDKIAVVDIIGTISDSEEIIKQIREYAKDSSVKGIILRIDSPGGGVVPSQEIYKEVLKVKNKGKKVVSSMGTIAASGGYYIASASNKIIANPGTITGSIGVIMEFPNIEELMRKVGLKTEIIKSGKYKDIGVATRSLSEEDREILKRVIDDVYEQFVSAVASGRNLPLEKIKRLADGRIFSGKQAVELGLVDGLGNLQDAISEAAKMTGIEGEPKIVREKFKKGLLFRLLNNKLFNKFFGYDFRNGYNFKFQYIWQY
- a CDS encoding integration host factor subunit beta, whose translation is MTKAELVEKLADKIDLTKKQTEVIVNTIFGSITDALSNGDKVELRGFGSFRVRSRKPRQGRNPKTGVVVHIPAKKVPFFKAGKELKEMVDS